The genomic window GAACGGCGCGCGGGCGAGCTCGTAGCAGCGGAACTTCCAGAACTTCCACTCGCCGTCCTGCTTGAGGAAGTCGATCGCGTACTTGCACCACACCCAGTGCGCCCAGACCTTCTTGCCGAGGGTCTCCTGCGGGGAGTACATGTCGGGGAACTCCTCCGCGACCTTCGGGTCGGTGAGGCCCGACTCGGTGCCCGCCATGATCCACACGCCCTTCGCGGTCCTGCCGTCGGCCGCGACCTCGATCACCGGCGTGGTGGTGGCGTGCAGGATGAGCTTGCCGACGGGGTGCGGTCGACCGCGGTGGTAGTCGGTCACGCTCTTCCAGGTGGTGTACTGCCCCGCGTTGGTATAGCGCGCACGGATGCCCTCGGTGCCCTCCTTCACCCACATGGGGATGATCTGCTCGTCCTCGAAGGCGTTGTGCAGGTACATGTATCGGTTGAACAGGTTCTCCACCTGTCCGCGGTCCTCGGCGCGCTGCGCGAGGGCGCGCGCGGCGACGACCTCCTCACGCAGGCCGGCCAGCTCGGACTGGAGCTCGGCGAGCGTGGCGGGAGCGATGGTGTCAGACATGTGCGGCCTCCTGGGCGGCGACGGTTTCTTCGATGGCCCTGCGCATGAGCGCGTGCTGCTTCTTCACGAGGTCGATCGGGTCGTCCTCTCCGAGGTCGGCGAAGGCGTGACCCTCCCACTCGCTCGAGAGGAAGCCGGTGTACCCGCCGTCGACGAATTGGCGGACGATCCGCGGGATGTCCATCGCGGGCTCGTCTCCGTTGCCGTCGATGGCGTAGAACTTGGCGTGCACGTGGAAGATCTGCGGCATGATGTCGAGCCACTCCTCCGGCGGCACGAGCCCGTGCATGTTGAAGGCGAGTCGCGTGAAGGGGCCGAAACGCAGGAAGTCGACGCCGTCGGCCGTGAGGATGTCCTCGAACTCCTGGTTGCGCACGTGCATCGGCAGCGGCTTGCGCCAGATCTCGTCCATGACCGGGAAGTACTTCTCGTCCATGCCCATCTTGCGCAGGGTCCGCAGCAGGGTCGGGGAGAGGCTGTGCATCGTCGATGAGAAGTCGGCGGTGAAGCCCAGGCGCTCGCTGCCCAACTCGTCGTAGAGCTCCCGGATCTGGACGACCTTGGGGCTGTTGGGCCCTTCCGGCGCGTGGATCTCGTACCCCAGGTACTGGTCGTACTGCTCCGCGAGCGGGAGCAGGCTGCGCAGCAGCTCCTTCCCCGCCGACCGGATGACGATCCTGCGGAAGCCGAGCGTGTTCGCCGTCTTCAGCTGGCGGGCGAGGAAGTCGTGCTCCTCGTCCGGGGTCATGTCCCGGTCCTTGCGGCGCCCCATGTCCAGGTTCGTGCCGACCGCGCTCGCCTCGAGGCCGTACTTCTCGAGGGAGTCGAACCACAGTTTCACGAACTCGTCGTCGACATCGGGGTACGTGCGCAACAGCTGGGCGATGTTGAACTCGACGCCCGGGCCGATCCCCTCCTCGGCGACGGCGGCGATGAGCGTCTCGGGCGTGTAGAGGCCGGCGGCGAACTCGCTCGTCATCGAGTACAGGGTGGTGCCGAGCTTGATGCCGGTGCCGGCGATGCCGTCCGGTTCCTGAGCCTGTCGTCGGGCGGTCATGCGGATGCTCCTTGGGTGGTGGGCAGCCAGGCGGCGAGCTGGGCCCGCGCCTCGGCGAGGTCGGTCGTCATGCGCGAGCCGGCGTCGGCGGCCGCGGAACGCTGCACGGCCTGCTCGTCGCGGATGATGTCGAACGGGCTCTGCCAGGAGTTCCAGTGCCAGCCTTCGTACTCGCTCGAGATCGCGCCGTTGTACCCGTTCTGCACGAGCAGGCGGATGAGGTCGGGCACCGGGACCGACGGCTCCTCGTGCTGCTCGTCGATGCCGAAGAACTTGCCGTGCACGTGCCTGATCCACGGGAAGATCTCGAGCCAGTCGTCCACGCGGGCCGGGCCGAACAGGCCGGTCGCGTTGATGCCCAGGTCGATCCCGAGGTCGGGTCGCCCGTGCTGGGCGGCGAGAGCGATGAAGCGGCCGAAGCGCTGACCGTGGTCGGCCTGGTCGACCGGGGGGCCCTGCCGGTAGAAGTCGTCCCACAATCCGGTGACGGCGTTCAGCAGCTCCTCCGAGGCGCCGCGGCGGCGGTACGCCTCGATGAGCGAGGGAGCGAAGCCCGAGACGGTCGCACCCCAGTCCATCGTGAAGCCGAGGAAGGGCGAGCCGACCTGCTCGTAGCGGTCGCGCAGCGCCAGGATCCGCGGGTGCGAGGCGTACTGGTCGGCGTGCACTTCGAGCGCGAGCGTGACGCCGTACTCCTCGGCGATGGGGGCGAGCGCCTCCATCGAGTCGGGGGTGATCGAGATCTGCACGCGGGCGATCGGGAAGCCGAGCTTCGCAGCGGCGGCGATCTGGCGGCGCATGTACTCCAGCAGTTCGTCCTGCGTGAGCAGGCGATCGCGGTGGATGCCGATGTCGGCGTTGACCGCGAGCGAGGTCGTGGCCAGACCGGTCTCGGCGATGAGGTCCTTGAACCAGCCGGCGTAGTGGTCGTCGATCTCGGGGAAGCCGCGGAAGCTCGAGAACCCGATGATCTCCAGGCCCGGGCCGAAGCCCTCGGCCGCCGACTTGCGGATGAGGCCCTCGAGATCGTATTCGCGGCCATGGAAGGCGCGCGTGAAGCTGTAGAGCGTGACGCCCTGGATGGGCGTGCCGAGTTCCGGTCCCTGAGCCTGTCGAAGGGTCATGCCGCCACCGCCTTCTTGGCCGTCATGGTCTTGGAGTCCTTCTCTTCGATGTGCAGCACCTCGTCGGCGCCGATCACGATGTAGGGGATGTAGAGCACCAGCTCGACGGCGACGGTGTGCTCGCCGTCCTCTGCCACCGGGACGTCGCCCGAGAGCACCGCCGAATCGGTGGGGAACCACCACTCCTCGGTGTTCGGCACGAGCTCGGGGAACGTGAACGTCCTGCCGTTCATCTGCCACCGGAGCGACTCGGCGGGCGCCTCGACGCCGTCGACGCTGAGCTTCGCGCCGGCGATGCACGACGCCGGCAGCGCCCGATACCAGGGGAGGCGGACCTCGACCGCGGCGCGTGTCCCATCGGTCGTGAGCGTGCCCTGCTCGATGATGCGATCGGGGATCACAGCAAACTCCTGACTACTTTGTCTATGTTTCTACACTCTAATGTCTGAATTAGACAGAAGCAAGCGCGCGGGTGATCCGGCGCGCTCCGCGGACGGCGAGTGCCACCGACGTGACCGTCGGGTTGCACGCCGTGGCCGTGGGAATCACCCCGTTGCCCGCGACGAAGAGGCCGGGGACGCCCCACACCTGACTGTCCGGGTCGCACACCGATGCCCCGTCGTCTGTCTCGCCCATCCGGGTGGTGCCCTGGTAGTGCAGCGACGCGCCCAGCGGCATCGTGAACGGCCGGTCGCCGATCGGCGCTCCGACCGCGTTCGCGAGCGCGACGATCTCCTCACGCGCACGATCGAGCACGGCATGGTCGCGATCGGTGAGGCGATAGTGGATCGTCATCGCCGGCATGCCGTAGCTGTCGACGCGGTCGCTCGAGAACTCGACCCGGTCGTCCCACTGCAGATCCTTCGCGCAGAACAATCCGAGACCGACGATCGAGCCTGGAACGACCGGATCGTCGTCCGCGAGCGGCACCGGCGAGGCATCGAGTTGCATGATCTGCCCGTGGAACGGCATGTCGTCGGTGAACGGCACCCAGCTCACACCGCTCTGCTCGCTGAGCGGGCCGTCGATCACTTCGTCGGTGCCGAGCGATCCGCCGCCGCGGGCGGCGACCGCGGCGGCGTCCGTGATGCGGGCGGCGTAGACCACCTGCGCCTGGTCGTTGAGCGTGCGACCCAGCGCCTCGGGGCGGATGCCGGAAGCCCACAGCAGCTGCGGCGTGCGCAGCGCGTCGGCCGCGACGACGACGAACCGCGCCCGGACCTCGTGCTCCTCGCCGGTGCGCAGGTCGCGCACCGTCACGCCCACGGCGCGACCGTCCTCCCGGAGCACCGTCGTGACCAACGACTCGTCGAAGAGGGTGAAGTCCGGGTTGTCGCGCGTGACCTCTCCGAGCACGATGTCCGATCCCGACCACACCAAGCGCCCGTCGTCGCGGCGGTGCACGGCGAGCGGCATGCGCTGCACACGCGCCCACTCCTCGCGTCCCTCGTCGACCGCTGCCGCGAGCCGCTCTCGCACGAGTGCGGTGAAGGGCGCACGGTCGAAGGCGTCCGTCGTCACTCCGAGAAGGCGATCCGCCTCTCCGAGGAGCTCGTCGAGGTCGGGGAGGAAGGCGATGCGCTCGCTCCCTCCCGGACGCGGGCACGCGCCCGTCCAGTGGGCCGCCATGCCGCCGACATTGCTCGAGAAGGCGACCACCGGAAGGCCGTCCTCCCCCTCGAGCCGATAGCCATCGGGGAGAAGATAGGTGCCCGGTCGCGCGCGGCGCATGCCGTCGGTCACCGAGCCAGGGCCACGCACGGTGGCCTCGTCGGCCGCCGGCCCCTGCGAGCGGCGCTGCGCCTCCTCACGGGCGGCGGGATCCTCGATGTTCTTGACATGGGCCCCAGGCGGATCGGAGACGGTCGGGCCGACCTCGAACATCGCGATCGTCGCGCCGCGCGCCTGCTCGCTCAGGATGCGCGCGTACGCGGCACCGGTCGGGCCGCTCCCGACGATGACGACGTCTGCCGATGCCGGGTACCTGGTCATGCCGACGCCGCCAGTTCGCGAATGATCGCCACCGATGCCACGGACTCGACCGTCGGGTAGTACTCCAGGCCGATCGGTCCGTCGTAGCCCGACGCGCGCAGGATGCCGAGGCGCTCGGCCCAGTCCAGCGACCCCGAACCGGGCTCGCCGCGGCCGGGCGCATCCGCGAGCTGCACGTACTTGATGAGTTCTCCGGCGTTCGCGAGCTCAGCTGCCATGTCCTCGCCCTCGACGGCCGAGTGGTAGATGTCGTAGAGCACGCCGAAGAACGGGGAGTCCACTCCCCTGGCGATGTAGACGCCCTCGGCAGTGCGGTCCAGGAGCGAGCCGGGGTGGTCGACGCGCACGTTCACCGGCTCGAGCACGAGGGTGATCCCCGAGCCGTCGATCTGGGCCGCCGCCTTCCGGTAGATCTCGATGAGCTTGTCGAGCTGCACCTGGCGCTTCCACCCTCCGAAGCCCGTGCCGCTTCCCACGACGATGCGGGGGCAGCCGAGCTCCTGCGCGATCGCGACGCCTTCGTCGAGCTTGCGGAAGAACTCCGAGTGGTCCCACGGCGGGATCATGAACTGCGTGCGCGGCTCCGAGAGTTGAGCCGTGAGCTGGGTGCCGGTCTCTTCGAGGGCGGCCTTCAGCGCGGGGATGTCCTTGGGCTGGGACGGAGCGTCCGCCCCGGTCGGGCCCCACATCTCCACGGCGTCGAAACCCGCCGCCGCGGCGGCGCGCACGCGGTCGTGGTAGTCGCCGGCTTCGGTGAAGAGCAGTTCGATGTTGGGTGCGAGTTGGTACATGGGATCTCCGAATCGACGTAGAGGTGGGAGTGGGCGACGTGCGGTGCGCGGTCCTGCGCGCCGCTCGACGATCCGGTCGCCCCCGAATCGATGGCTCGGCGGATCAGCCCTTGAGGCCGCCCGCGAAGCCCTGGATGAATCTCTTCTGCGCGAACATGTAGAACAGCAGGATCGGGATCATCGAGATGATCACGACCGCGAAGATCTTGTTCCACGCCGACACGAGGCCGCCGACGTACGTGTACATCGCGACGGGCAGCGTCTGCGTGGTCGACCCCCCGAGGAAGATCAGCGAGTTGAAGAAGTCGTTCCACACGATGAGCCCGGCGAGGATCGCGACCGTGCCGGTGGCGGGGGCCATGAGGGGTAGGACGACGCGGAAGAAGGCCTGCGTCGGAGTGGCACCGTCGATGACCGCAGCCTCCTCGTACTCGGTGGTGAGGCCGCGGAAGAAGCTCGCGTAGAGGAAGACCGACAGCGGGAGCAGGATGCCGATCCACAGGAGGATCATGCCGATCGCGTTGCCCGTGAGACCGACCGACCGCGCCCCGATGTACAGCGGAACCGTTCCGAGCTGGGCCGGCAGGATGATCGCGATGAGGACGAGGTAGAACGTGAGGTTGGTCCATGTGCGCGTGCGCCGCGTGATGACATAGGCCGCGACCGAGCCCAAGAGCACGAGCCCCGCGATGGCCCCCGCGGTGATGATCACGCTGTTGAGGATGCTCATCGGGATGCTGTTGCGACCCGTTGCCGTGAGCACGGACACGAACGCCGAGAAGTCGAGCGACTGAGGCGGAGCGATGGCGCTGGTCGTCAGCGTCTCCTGGTCGGTCTTGAAGGCCGTCGCGATGAGGAAGTAGAAGGGCAGGAGCCCGACGAGCGTGACGATCCAGATGAGGACTTCGCGCAAGGCGGTGAGTCTGGTGTACCGGAACATGTCAGGCCTTTCGTCCGACGGCGTCGCGGTCGCGCGTCGCGTACTGCTGGAGGATGGCGAAGATGAGGATCAGGACGGTCAGCACGAGCGCGAGGGCCGACCCGAATCCGAACTGGCCGAGCGAGAACGCCTGCTTGTAGACCTGGGTCGCGAGCGTCTCGGTGGCACCGGCCGGACCGCCGCCGGTGAGGGCGAGGATCTGGTCGAAGATGCGCAGGCCCTGGATGATGCCCAGAGTCGTCGCGATCGCGATCGACGGGCGGATGCCGGGAACCGTGACGTGCCAGAAACGCTTGAAGATGCCGGCACCGTCGAGCGCGGCGGCCTCCTCGAGCTCCACCGGCACCGAGGCGAGACCTGCGAGGTAGATGACCATGACGAACCCGGTCTGCTGCCACACGACCGTGAGCAGGATCGCCCAGATCGACCAGGTCGGGTCGGCGAGCCAGACCTTCTGCAATGACTCCAGCCCGATCGCGGAGAGGACGCCGTTGAGCGGGCCGTTGAACTGGAAGATGAACTTCCACACGTAGGCCACCGCGAGCGGGCTGAGCACCACCGGCATGAACAGGAGCGTCCGCAGGATGTAGCGGGTCTTGAGCGTGCGGTTGATCGCGAGCGCATATCCGAGGCCCAGGATGTTCGTGAGGATGACCGAGCCGAAGGCCAGGAAGAGCGTGTTCCACACCGAGCCGAGGAGCGTCGGATCGCTGAAGATGCGCACGAAGTTGTCGAGCCCGATGAAGTCCCAGTCGCCCAGGCCGGTCCAGTTCGTGAAGGCGAAGAAGCCGCCGGTCAGGTTCGCGACGTAGTGCACGCCGATCACGAGCACGATGGCGGGCAGCGCCCACCACCAGTGGCCGTAGCTGATCAGGGGCTTGCGCGTGCGGTCGTAGGGCCGTGGTGTCCGCCTCGCGTCGGGAGGCACCGTCAGGGTGCGCGTCGCGTCTTTCTCGATCGTCACGTGCTGTCTGCTCTCTGACCTCGTCGTCATGCGCCACCCGTCCCGGTGACGCCCACTGCCACTCTCACACACTTGGGTCGAAAGCACACATTAGTCCTACCAATGTCGGATATAAGTGGCTCGGACTTTTCCGCCCGCTCGTGGCTGCGAGGATGAGGACCGTGACAGAGCCGTGCGCGCCGGATCCGCTCGCCGACCTCTGGGCGGCGTTCATCGAGCCACCCGACGATGCGCGCCCGCGCGCGTGGTGGCACTGGATGGACGGCAACATCGATCCCGCCGGCATCGTGCGCGACCTGACCTGGCTGCACGGCGTGGGCGTGCGCGGTGTCCAGCTCTTCGACGGCGGGATGGGCGTGCCGCTCGTCGTCCCGAAGCCGGTGCGGCCGGGAACCGATGACTGGGCCGAGGCCGTCCGGACCGCTTCGTCCACGGCCGCCGGCCTGGGCCTCGAGCTCACCGTCGCGACGTCGTCGGGATGGAGCGCTTCCGGCGGCCCCTGGGTCGAGCCCCGGGATGCCATGAAGAAGCTCGTCTGGTCCGAGACGGTCGTCGACGGCGGCCGGCGGTGCGTACTGGAGCTGCCCGCGCTGCCGGACGTCGCAGGCCCCTTCCAGGACGCGTCGCGATGGGGATCGCCCGCCCGGGCGCCGTTCGCCGTCGACTGGCGCGTCGTCGCGTTCCCCGCCGACTCCGCCCACGAGACGCTGCGGCCCGCTCGGATACGCAGCGGGGAAGCCCTCTCCGACACGTCCCTGCTCCTCGACGGCTGGGTCGGCGAGGCGCTGACGCTCTCGCGCGACCCCGACGCATGGTCGTCCTCGTGGCTCGAGCAGGAGTTCGACGAACCGGTCACCGTGCGCTCCGTCACCGTCGGGCTCCCCGGACCGGGCGGGTTCGGCGCGGCACCACCCGCGCACGGCGTCCTCCAGGCGAGCGACGACGGCGTGCACTACCGCGACGTCGCGGAGCTTCCCGCCTCGACCGTCCCCGCACGGACGGTCGCCTTCCCGCCGGTGACGGCGCGGCGGTTCCGTCTCGTGTTGTCGGGTGCGAGCGCGGCCGAGGCGCTGCCACCCGTCGCGGGCGGCGTGCGGCTGCCGCCGGTGCTGCGCCGCAGCGACGAGTTCCACGTCTCGGAGTTCGCGCTCCGCGCGGCCGGCCGGGTGCACCGCGCCGAGGCCAAGGCGGGCTTCGGCGTCGTGCCGGACTACTACGCCGTCGACACCGACCCCGGCGCGGACGCGGGGTCGATCCCCGTGGCGGACGTGCTCGACCTGACCGGGCACGTGGTCGACGGCCGCCTGACCTGGGACGCGCCGCCCGGGCGGTGGCACGTCCTGCGCCTCGGAGCGTCCCTCACCGGTCAGACGAACGGACCGGCCCTGCCCGACGCGACCGGGCTCGAGGTGGACAAGCTCGACGGCGGCCGCATCTCCGAGTACCTCGAGACGCATCTCGCGCGCTTCGCGCCCGGCCGATTCGACGCGCTGCTCAGCGACAGCATCGAGGCCGGCGCGCAGAACTGGACCGACCGCATCGACGAGAGGTTCCGCGAGCTTCGCGGCTACGACCCGACGCCGTGGCTGCCCGCGCTCGCGGGCTACCTCGTCGGCGACTCGCGCGCGTCGGACCGCTTCCTCTACGACTACCGTCGCACGCTCGCCGAGCTGCTCGCCACCGAGTACTACGGCACCCTCGCCGCGGAGGCGCACGCCCGCGGCATGACGTACTACGCCGAGGCGCTCGAGGACGGCCGACCGCAGCTCGGCGACGACCTCGCGATGCGCTCGCACGCCGACGTGCCGATGGGCGCCATGTGGACCTTCGACCCCGGCGCGGGCCCCAGGCCGACCTATGTCGCCGACCTCAAGGGCGCGGCCTCCGTCGCCCACGTGCACGGCAAGCGCTGGACGGGCGCGGAGGCCTTCACGAGCTTCGACCGCCCGTGGACGTCGTCGCCGCGAAGCCTCAAGCACGTCGCCGATCTCCAGCTCGCACTCGGCGTGACGCGCTTCTGCATCCACACGTCGCCCCACCAGCCCCTCGCCGCGCCGCCGCCCGGCGTCGCCCTCGCGCCGTTCCTGGGCCAGGCCTTCACGGTGAACGAGACCTGGTCGGGGATGGCACGGCCGTGGATCGACTACCTCGCGCGCTGCTCGGCGGTGCTGTCGGCGGGTGAGCCCGCGGTGGACATCGCCGTCTTCACCGGCGAGGAAGCGCCGGTCACGGGGCTCTTCGACGCGGTCCTCGACACGGCTGTGCCCGAGGGCTTCGACTTCGACTACGTGGGCCCCGACGGCCTCGCGACGCTTCGGGCCGTCGACGGCGAATTGGTCTCGGAGGGCGCTCGGTACCGACTGCTCTTCCTCGGCGGTTCGAGCCGCCGGCTCACGGTCCCGACGCTCCGCCGCATCGCCGCGCTGCTGGAGGCGGGCGCGACGGTCGTGGGGGCCCGGCCGCAGGGTTCGCCGTCGCTCGGCGACGACGACCTCGAGTTCGCGCGGCTCTGCGCCGAGATCTGGGGACCCCTGCGCGCCCGTGGCCGGGTCGTCCCGACGACCGACCTGCGCGCCGCCCTCCGCGAGCTGGGCATCCGACCCGATCTGCGGGTCTCCGGAGCGTCGCTGCGGACCATCGCGCGGATCATCGGCGGCCGACGGGTCACATTCCTCGCCAACCCGACGGACGAGGAGGTCGACGTCACGGTGCACGTGCCGGCCGCCGTGGATGCGCTGAGCGCGTGGGATCCCGTCGAGCTGCACAGCGTCGAGCTCGACGTGCGACGCGACGACGACGACGGGCGCGAGTTCGAGCTCGTCCTGCCGCCGTTCGGCTCGGTGTTCGTCGTGCCCGCGCCCGCGCAGCGCCGCAGGGGCGAGGCGCTCCCTCCCCGACGGATCGCCGGACGGTGGACGCTCGATCTCCCCGGTCGCCCACCGCGCGAGGTGCCGGACGGCCCGGCGCTGTGGACGGAGCTCGGTGCTGCGGAACGGGAGTTCTCGGGTATGGCGGTCTACCGCACCCGGTTCACGCACACGGGCGAACCCACCGCCGGGCGCCTCTGGCTCGAACTCGGGCGCGTCGGCGACATCGCCCGGGTACGGGTGAACGGCGTCGACTGCGGCATCGCCTGGACCGCTCCGTTCCGGGTCGAGGTCACGCATGCGGTGGTCACCGGGAGCAACGACCTGGAGGTCGAGGTCGCGACGCCGTGGCGCAATCGCCTCATCGCCGAGGCATCCGCCCCCTCCGGAGAGATCTTCTCACCCATGACCGAGGTCTTCGAGCCGGCTGCGGAGCCGGTCCCCGCGGGACTGGGCGGACCGGTCGCGCTCGTCGTCGAACCGTGCGCATGACCTGATCGGAACCGCAGATCGACCCGGCTATTGCACCGTATAATCAACACTAATGTCGGAATCGTGCGAATGTGTGTCAGGCTGAGCGTGCGGCCAGGGGCCGAGCCAGCATCCCGAGCTGGCGACAACGAAGTCACGAAAGGGTCGAAATGCCACAGCACACAGCCTCCCCGCGTCTACGGTGGTCACTTCTCGCAGCGCCGGTCGTCGGAGTCCTCGTCCTCGCCGGTTGCTCCGCTGGGGGCGCCGACGGCGGCAGCTCGGGCGGCGACGCCGCCGGCGAGGGATTCAGCATCATGGTCGCCCAGGCGAACGACCAGGACGACACCTACGCCCAGACGGTCGACAAGTGGTCGAAGGAGACCGGCATCCCCGTCGAGGTCATCCCCTACCCCTCCGAGGCGTACAACACCCAGGTCACGACGCAGCTGCAGGCGGGCAACGCGGCCGACATGATGATCCTCGCCCCGGGCACCGGCCAGCCCATCTCGGTCGTGAACCTGGCCGAGGCCGGCTTCCTCGAGCCGCTCGACGAGACCTCGGCCGGCATCATCCCGGCCGGCTCGGAGGCGGAGTACACCGTCGACGACGAGGTCTACGCCCAGCCGACGGCACTCGCTCCGGTGGGTCTGGTCTACAACCCGGCACTGGGCGAGGAGGTCGGCATCGACGAATACCCGTCGACGTACGAGGACCTGCTCGCGGCGTGCACGACCGCCCGCGATGGCGGCAAGACCTTCACCGTCCTCGCCGGCGGCGTGCCGTTCAACACGGGCCTGCTGTCGATGCTCGTCTCGGCGACTCGCGTCTACGCGGAGGACCCCGACTGGAACGAGCAGCGCGCCGCGGGCGACGTCACCTTCGCCGGAAGCGGCTGGGAGGACGTGCTCAACGACATCGTCGCGATGAAGGACGGCGGCTGCTTCCAGGACGGCGTCGAGGGTGGCACCTTCGACACGATCACGCAGGGCATGGCCCAGCAGACGTCGCTGTCGGCGGCAGTTCCCGGTTCGGCGGCGGCGTCGATCGGCGGCGGCGCGGGCATCGAACTGAACGTCCAGGCATTCCCGCCCGCCGACGGCGGCGAGGCCTACACGCTCGCCTCGGCGAACTACGCGTACGGCATCAACGCCAAGGCCAGCGACGGCGCCAAGAAGTCCGCCCAGGAGTTCCTGGACTGGGTCGCCCAGCCCGAGCAGTCGAAGGCCTACGCCGACCTCGCCGGTCTGGTGCCGATCACCGGCGCCACCGCTGACAGCCTCCTTGCGGAGTACCAGCCGATCGGCGACCTGCTCGAGAACGGCGACTACGCGGGTCTGCCCAACGCGACCTGGCCGAACCCGGCCGTGTACGACGCGCTCGGCACCGGCGTGCAGGGCCTCCTGACCGGTCAGAAGACGGTCGACCAGGTGCTCCAGGAGATGGACGCCGCCTGGGACAGCTGATTCGAGGATCGTGCTGGGAGATGCCGCCCGGGACCTCGGTCTCGGGCGGCATCTGCCGCCTCCCGGTCCCACGCCACATCGACGACCGAAGGAACCGCCGTGTCGACTGACCGCATCTGCGGACTCATCGAGCGCATGAATCCGGCCGAGAAGCTCGGCCAGCTGCAGATCGTCTTCCGCCCCGAGCCCCACGACGCCGCGGAGATCGTGCGCGCCGGAGTCGGCTCGATCTTCTGGCCACGGTCGGCCGCCGCGACCAACGAGTTGCAGCGCGTCGCCGTCGAGGAGACGCGCCTCGGCATCCCCGTTCTCGTGGGACTCGACGTGATCCACGGGCAGAGGA from Agromyces aurantiacus includes these protein-coding regions:
- a CDS encoding nuclear transport factor 2 family protein; protein product: MSDTIAPATLAELQSELAGLREEVVAARALAQRAEDRGQVENLFNRYMYLHNAFEDEQIIPMWVKEGTEGIRARYTNAGQYTTWKSVTDYHRGRPHPVGKLILHATTTPVIEVAADGRTAKGVWIMAGTESGLTDPKVAEEFPDMYSPQETLGKKVWAHWVWCKYAIDFLKQDGEWKFWKFRCYELARAPFEENWVSFGLKNQGAFDLDLMYFGDDGKPVFMPPADEPVPSTNHPYSPETVQKLEPEPPVPHETFTDTYA
- a CDS encoding sugar phosphate isomerase/epimerase family protein, which encodes MTARRQAQEPDGIAGTGIKLGTTLYSMTSEFAAGLYTPETLIAAVAEEGIGPGVEFNIAQLLRTYPDVDDEFVKLWFDSLEKYGLEASAVGTNLDMGRRKDRDMTPDEEHDFLARQLKTANTLGFRRIVIRSAGKELLRSLLPLAEQYDQYLGYEIHAPEGPNSPKVVQIRELYDELGSERLGFTADFSSTMHSLSPTLLRTLRKMGMDEKYFPVMDEIWRKPLPMHVRNQEFEDILTADGVDFLRFGPFTRLAFNMHGLVPPEEWLDIMPQIFHVHAKFYAIDGNGDEPAMDIPRIVRQFVDGGYTGFLSSEWEGHAFADLGEDDPIDLVKKQHALMRRAIEETVAAQEAAHV
- a CDS encoding sugar phosphate isomerase/epimerase family protein yields the protein MTLRQAQGPELGTPIQGVTLYSFTRAFHGREYDLEGLIRKSAAEGFGPGLEIIGFSSFRGFPEIDDHYAGWFKDLIAETGLATTSLAVNADIGIHRDRLLTQDELLEYMRRQIAAAAKLGFPIARVQISITPDSMEALAPIAEEYGVTLALEVHADQYASHPRILALRDRYEQVGSPFLGFTMDWGATVSGFAPSLIEAYRRRGASEELLNAVTGLWDDFYRQGPPVDQADHGQRFGRFIALAAQHGRPDLGIDLGINATGLFGPARVDDWLEIFPWIRHVHGKFFGIDEQHEEPSVPVPDLIRLLVQNGYNGAISSEYEGWHWNSWQSPFDIIRDEQAVQRSAAADAGSRMTTDLAEARAQLAAWLPTTQGASA
- a CDS encoding C-glycoside deglycosidase beta subunit domain-containing protein, producing the protein MIPDRIIEQGTLTTDGTRAAVEVRLPWYRALPASCIAGAKLSVDGVEAPAESLRWQMNGRTFTFPELVPNTEEWWFPTDSAVLSGDVPVAEDGEHTVAVELVLYIPYIVIGADEVLHIEEKDSKTMTAKKAVAA
- a CDS encoding GMC oxidoreductase; its protein translation is MTRYPASADVVIVGSGPTGAAYARILSEQARGATIAMFEVGPTVSDPPGAHVKNIEDPAAREEAQRRSQGPAADEATVRGPGSVTDGMRRARPGTYLLPDGYRLEGEDGLPVVAFSSNVGGMAAHWTGACPRPGGSERIAFLPDLDELLGEADRLLGVTTDAFDRAPFTALVRERLAAAVDEGREEWARVQRMPLAVHRRDDGRLVWSGSDIVLGEVTRDNPDFTLFDESLVTTVLREDGRAVGVTVRDLRTGEEHEVRARFVVVAADALRTPQLLWASGIRPEALGRTLNDQAQVVYAARITDAAAVAARGGGSLGTDEVIDGPLSEQSGVSWVPFTDDMPFHGQIMQLDASPVPLADDDPVVPGSIVGLGLFCAKDLQWDDRVEFSSDRVDSYGMPAMTIHYRLTDRDHAVLDRAREEIVALANAVGAPIGDRPFTMPLGASLHYQGTTRMGETDDGASVCDPDSQVWGVPGLFVAGNGVIPTATACNPTVTSVALAVRGARRITRALASV
- a CDS encoding TIM barrel protein codes for the protein MYQLAPNIELLFTEAGDYHDRVRAAAAAGFDAVEMWGPTGADAPSQPKDIPALKAALEETGTQLTAQLSEPRTQFMIPPWDHSEFFRKLDEGVAIAQELGCPRIVVGSGTGFGGWKRQVQLDKLIEIYRKAAAQIDGSGITLVLEPVNVRVDHPGSLLDRTAEGVYIARGVDSPFFGVLYDIYHSAVEGEDMAAELANAGELIKYVQLADAPGRGEPGSGSLDWAERLGILRASGYDGPIGLEYYPTVESVASVAIIRELAASA
- a CDS encoding carbohydrate ABC transporter permease; amino-acid sequence: MREVLIWIVTLVGLLPFYFLIATAFKTDQETLTTSAIAPPQSLDFSAFVSVLTATGRNSIPMSILNSVIITAGAIAGLVLLGSVAAYVITRRTRTWTNLTFYLVLIAIILPAQLGTVPLYIGARSVGLTGNAIGMILLWIGILLPLSVFLYASFFRGLTTEYEEAAVIDGATPTQAFFRVVLPLMAPATGTVAILAGLIVWNDFFNSLIFLGGSTTQTLPVAMYTYVGGLVSAWNKIFAVVIISMIPILLFYMFAQKRFIQGFAGGLKG
- a CDS encoding carbohydrate ABC transporter permease, translated to MTIEKDATRTLTVPPDARRTPRPYDRTRKPLISYGHWWWALPAIVLVIGVHYVANLTGGFFAFTNWTGLGDWDFIGLDNFVRIFSDPTLLGSVWNTLFLAFGSVILTNILGLGYALAINRTLKTRYILRTLLFMPVVLSPLAVAYVWKFIFQFNGPLNGVLSAIGLESLQKVWLADPTWSIWAILLTVVWQQTGFVMVIYLAGLASVPVELEEAAALDGAGIFKRFWHVTVPGIRPSIAIATTLGIIQGLRIFDQILALTGGGPAGATETLATQVYKQAFSLGQFGFGSALALVLTVLILIFAILQQYATRDRDAVGRKA